GTGTCACTGTAAGAATTTGGGTGTATGATGTGGAGGAAAGAATGAACATTTTATGGTTTTGGTCACAGAGTCAGAATTTTAAATTGGAAAGGACCTTTAGAGTTTAACTCAGCACCTCACtttcataaaagaagaaactgaagcccaaggaagttaactttttaaaaaattaatcttatttatttttggctgcgttgggtctttgttgctgtgcacaggctttctctagttgcggcgagcgggggctactcttcgttgcagtgcgcaggcttctcattgcagtggcttctcttgttgcggagcacgggctctaggtgcgcaggcttcagtagttgtggcacgcaggctcagtagttgtggtgcacgggcttagttgctccacggtatgtgggatcctcccggaccagggctcgaacccgtgtcccctgcattggcaggaggattcttaaccactgtgccaccaggaaagtcccttaaCTTACTTTTTCACGTTGAAATACCCAGTTAGTGGTAGAATCAAGACTAGAACCTAAAGGAGGTAAATTTCTAATGACATCGTAGTTAAAATTTTGCAGAAAGCTTCCCCTATCCCACTGTCTCCCTTTTGCCTggtttttcatttcactttggtTCTCTAGGGTTCCACCGTCCACTATGGTGGCTGCCTGCCGGCCAAGTGTGGCTGTTTACATTTacattaatgaaacttaaataaaataaaaaattcagtttttcagtCCCACTAGCTATACTTCAAGAGCTGCCTGGTGGCTACGGTATAGAACCATTTCCGTCATCCCAGAAAGTTCCCATGGACAGTGCTGCCCAGATAGTCTAGAAAATAGGGTCTAAAATCGTCATGTTTGTTATTAGAGCCAGCTTGGTTTTGCTCATGGTTTTATTGGGCTGATCAGGGAGAATCTGTACTAGTGTTTCTAATCTTACCTTCTTTATGAAAGAATGACTCAATAAAGACCAAGCGTgccaaatttaatgaaaacataaatataacTTTCTACCCACATTCACTTCTCCTTAGGCAACTTCAGCgtggatatatattcttttatgggggattctaaaagaaatatataaacgttattttttttttgatcacaTCTGTTTTCTTGCTAGATGATTTTTGATTAAGGTTATTactaattagggacttccctggtggtgcagtggtaaagaatctgcctggcaatgtaggggacatgggtttgagccctggtccaggaagatcccacatgccgcggagcaactaagcccatgcgccacaactactgagcctgcaagccacaactactgaagcccgtgcaccagagcctgtgctctgcaacaaaagaagccaccacagtgagaagcctgcgcaccacaacaaagagcaacccccgctctctgcaactagagaaagcccgtgcacagtaacgaagacccagcacagccccaaaaataaataaataaatttattaaaaaggttACTACTAATTTGCTTACCAGCATTCACTACATAAATTGTTCGTTTTTTTCCCTGTGCTTTGCACATGTATTTCTGTCCTCTCTGTTAATCCAGCTCCCCTAACCTCCTTCAAAATGagtaacctcttttttttttttaagcaccttttttttttttttttttaaagattggcatttttatttattttatttataaattcatttatttatttttggggctgtgttgggtcttcgttgcttcgcatgggctttctctacttacagcgagcggaggctactcttcattacggtggcttctcttgttacagagcacgggctctaggcgcacgggcacagtagttgtggcttgtgggctctagagggcaggctcagtagttgtggcgcacgggcttagttgctccgtggcatgtgggatcttcccggaccagggctcaaacccgtgtcccctgcattggcaggcagattctttctttaacatcttgattggagtataattgctttacagtggtgtgttagtttctgctgtataacaaagtgaatcagctatacatatacatatatccccatatcccctccctcttgcgtctccctcccaccctccctatcccacccatctaggtggtcacagagcaccaagctgatctccctgtgctatgtggcttcttcccactagctattttacatgtggtagtgtatatatgtccatgccactctctcacttcgtcccagcttacccttccctctccccgtgtcctcacgtccattctctacgtctgcgtctttattcctgtcctgcccctaggttcttcagaaccttttttttttttttttagattccatctatatgtgttagcatacagtatttgtttttctctttctgacttacttcactctgtacgacagactctaggtccatccacctcactacaaataactcgatttcatttctttttatggctgagtaatattccattgtatgtatatgccacatcttctttatctattcatctgtcgatggacacttaggttgcttccatgtcctggctattgtaaataaagctgcagtgaacattgtggtacatgactgtttttggattatggttttctcagggtatgtgcccagtagtgggattgctgggtcgtatggtagttctatttttagttttttggggaacctccatactgttctccatagtggctgtatcaatttacatttccaccaacagtgcaagagggttcccttttctccacaccctctccagcatttattgttggtagattttttgatgatggccattctgactggtgtgaggtgatacctcaatgtagttttgatttgcacttctctaatgattagtgatgttgagcatcctttcatgtgtttgttggcaatctgtatatcttctttggagaaatgtctatttaggtcttctgcccatttttggattgggttgtttgtttcttttaatattgagctgaatgagctgtttatatattttggagattaatcctttgtctgttgcttcatttgcaaatattttctcccattctgagggttgtcttttcatcttgtttatgttttcctttgctgtgcaaaagcttttaagtttcattaggtcccatttgtttatttttgtttttatttccattactctaggaggtgggtcaaaaaggatcttttatgtcatagagtgttctgcctatgttttggcaggcggattctttaccacttcACCACTAAGGAAGTCCCAAGTCACCTCTTTAAGAAACATTCCATAATTGTCTTCACCTAACTGATGACTTTCTTCCTTATTTGAGAGCTTCCTAGACATAAGATAGCTTCAGTAGAGGATAAAAAAGTATATGAGAAGTTCTACACAAACGActatgataaaaaaagaaaagtagagtcTAAGAGCCCTGAGGGAAATAAAGCAGAAAGTTCTAGGGTTGTCAGTAATTGGGTGAGTTAGAGCACTTGCCTCCTAAGAATACTGCAGAAGATTGAATGGCTGGGATTGTTTGCTGCAGCGGGAGGTGTTTGAGCTGGCCTTTAAGGATGGATAGGATTTTTTTTGATAGGTGGTGCTAATAGTGAAGCCGTTCTGGTTCTTACTTGGAAAAAGCCAGCTATCTGTTTTTTTCTGTAGGTGGTGTATCTTTATGtgagtgtaaaaaaataaatctggaaagaaagaatagagTAAGATCTTACAAATGCTTGACTGAGGACTTCTAATTTCCTTAGAAGACATTAAGGAGCTAGTGAAGGCCTTTGAGTAGGGCAGTGTTTTGCCAGTGCATGTAGAGAAGAGGGAAGGGACTGGGCATACGAGTGTGTGAGTAATGGGAATTCCTGCCAGTTGGATGGAATAGAGATAACAGCAAAGCCATGTTGAGACCTGGGTGGATGAAGAGTGTGTGTCTCTGCTTATCCAGCGGGTGAGGGGTTCAGTCCTTTATACCAACCAAATGACACACACAGTGCAGGATTTCTTGTATCATGGACCTTGTTTAGATCTGAAAATaccaagtttttctttctctacgttttttttctactttacttCTGTTATTTATTGAAGGATGGGAGTATAAAGGTCTGGAAGAAGCAGAGGAGGAAAGATTCTTTCAGGTGTGGCAAACAGGATGAGAAAGTTGAGTTTATCTAGACTATCTCAGTTTGTTCCACACGAAAACATTTCTTAACAGAGgtgtattgctttaaaaaaaaaatgcagacacTATTTAAAAGTTTGCCAGCTTTCTAAAACCTGTAGTTGGCAATGCTTTACTTTAAATTACTTCCTGCTTTGCTTTCAGTTTTGTTGCTACCCAGGTAAAGAATGCTTAATTCTCAGTATATTTTAGTacctttctctaattgttttgtaATTTGGCAAATTACTCCATTGTATTTCAGATGATAGTGTGGATCCTTTCTGGCCAGCGTTACACTGTTTCATGGTGATTCTGGATCGCCTTGGATCTAAGGTCTGGGGTCAACTTATTGATCCTATTGAGGCATTTCAAACCATTATCAACAACGTGAGCTACAATAAAGAGATCCAGAATATACGGAACAGCTCTGTGAGGTTCGTTCAGTTCCTGTGTCAGGATTTCAAACAATCTGTATGAGGAAGTCTACTATAATTGACTTAACAGtaggatttttctcttcttttttttacccttcatttcagtaatttctatttattcttaatatttaagGACCAAGTTAGAACCGGAGTCATATTTGGATGATGTGACTTGCAGCCAGATTGTATACAATTATAACCCTGAAAAGACCAAAAAGGTATAAAACATTTTGAGAATTCAGATGATATTGTATTGCCTTTATATTGTATAGACAGTGTTTTACGTGGTTAGTTGCATTGCTGATTTTATGATATGTAGCTATTCTGAATCAACTGTTGGCATAAAACCTTTCTGATTGAACAGTAGCTCAAGAGGAAGAATGGGCTCTAATGAGAGCGTGCACACTTTGAGAGATTAATTTTTAGTACATTTTGGAAGGGTAGAACATTTATGGCATGAGGGAGATAAATCACATGACTAGAAATCAAAACCAACTGAAGGAAAGAGGTCCAGAGTACATGGAGGTTTTGTAAATTTAACCTTTTCATGAAACCTTAACCTCAAAATTGAACTGTTTTCAATTTCTTGGGTGTCCGTATATGTACATCAAAACAGGAAAGTTGAGCAGTGTATTTTCTTGTTTGCAGCTTGTGTGTTAAACCTGTCATGAATGGTGCTTGTTTATCTGAATGTCAGTATCTCTTTCATTTTAggattcagggtggagatcagccATTTGCCCAGATTATTGTCCTAACATgtatgaagaaatggaaacattaGCTAATGTGCTTCAGTCAGATATCGGTCAAGACATGCGTGTTCATAACAGCACGTTTCTGTGGTTCATCCCTTTTGTGCAGTCCCTCATGGATCTTAAGGATCTGGGTGTGGCTTATATAGTGGAGGTTATTCATCATCTGCATTCTGAAGTCAAAGACGTCCTCAACCAGACAGATGCCGTGTGTGACACAGTCACTgagtttttccttctcattttggtgTCAGTGATTGAActtcatagaaacaaaaagtgttTGCATTTGCTGTGGGTTAGTTCCCAGCAGTGGGTGGAAGCCGTTGTAAAATGTGCCAAGCTTCCCACCACCGCGTTTGCACGGAGTTCTGAGAAGTCGTCTGGAAACTGCTCCAAAGGCACAACAATGATAACGTCTCTGTCATTGCATTCAGTGCCATCTAACTCTGTACAACTTGCTTGTGTGCAGCTGATCAGAAGTCTCCTTAAAGAAGGCTATCAGCTTGGGCAGCAGACTCTTTGTAAGCGGTTCTGGGATAAGCTCAACTTATTCCTGCGAGGAAATTTATCTTTAGGTTGGCAGTTGACTAGTCAGGAAACCCATGAGTTACAAACTTGTTTAAAGCAAATTATTAGAAACATAAAATTCAAAGTACCTCAATGTAGCACTTCTGTGGATCTGACTCCTCCATGTAAAGCGCCTCCTGCATCTTATAATAAAGAAGAAAGTGAACAAACAGGGAAGAAGTCTAAAAAAGACAGGCACTGTCTGGAAAACTCCAGCCCAACATTCTCTAAAGAACCAATGAAAGCTGATGCATGTCAAGTGCAAGAGAGTATTTTCAGCAAAGCAAATAATGCCATAGAAGAGGATAATGAGCAAACTTATATAAAAGATTTGAAACTCGAAGACCATTTCTCAGCTGAGTTGTGCTTGAAGCCGAGTAGTAAAAGGCTTGTTAGTGAAAGAGCTCGAGGCCAAGTTAAAATAAGTACAGGGAAGCATAAGTCTGTAAAAGAGAATTCCTCATATACCCCACAGAATTGTACTTCAAGAAATGGTCCAGAAAAGGTATTTGACAGAGGAATAATAACATCAACACGTTTGTTGACTGATTCTAGCAATGACTCTCTGGAAAAGGTGTCCACATCAAATGAGGATTTCTCTTTAAAGGATGATGCTCTTGGCAAAACCTCAAAAGCAAAAACTAAGGCACATAAAGATGAAATCTGTGCTAAGTTATCACATGTAATAAAAAAGCAGCACAGGAAGAGTATCACTTTAGAGGAAAACCTGACTGTATCTAGCATCGAAAGTTTCTATTCAAAGAAAGATACAGGAGGTCAGAAAGGATATGGCTTCATACACAATCCCTCTTTAGGTCCTAATGGTATTCTGGATGATAAAAATGGAGAACAAAAATCTGAAAACAGTTTATTgctgaaaaagaaacaagtaaaggaAGAAGAGTTAGGCATTTTCTCTACCCCTGAAATCAGTTGTCAAATAGTGGAATGTCATGTTGATAATAAAGATTTGGTCTCATTTACAGAAATGACCAATATTTTTGTGGAGAAAACACCTCCCTTTAAAGATCCTGTgactggacttgaatcaagagatATGGAAATTAGCAAGAGTACCGTTCAGTTTTCTTCTAATTTAAGAGAACAGGCCCTTAGCATCAGTCATAATTCTGACACCTTAACAGATTCTCAGATAGACAGAGACCTCCACAAATTATCTTTAATAGCTCAAGCCAGTGTTATTAAGTTCCCATCagattcaactaaaaaaaaaagtttatcccAGCTACAAAGAAAAGTTAAAGATGACAGAAGATGTTTCACAGCCAACAAAAGTAGTGTCAGGGAAACCTGCTGTGGACAGGTTATTATTATTTCAGAttctgatgaagatgatgataatgatgaaagAATTGTGGGTTTTAAGAAACACATTAAACAGGATAAAACATGCATTGAGAAAGAATGTCCAGAGCAGCATACTTCAATAGCTAACACAAATATGGAACAGAAggtaataaaggaagaaaatacaaggTCCCTTTTGCAGTTTGAGGAATCTGATTCTCAGTTTTTTGAGTTTGAAAGTCCATGTGAAGTGTTTTCAGTTTGGCAAGATCAGAAACCAGACAACAAGAATTCAGTtcaagagaatgaagaaaattcGTGCTTGACTCATGTAGGTGATACCACAAATGATTGGGGTTATGGTACAGATTATGTACCTGAAGAGGTCATGAAAAAAGCAGCAGAGGGCATCGAGGAACACGCAGAACCACACAGTAGTAGTATTTCTGTTGAGAAATTTTGTGAAATTGAAGTGAAAAAACCCAAGAGAAAACGATACAAGAAAGCTGCTATGGCTGAAGATCCTGTAAGGCCTTCATCTCCTGTCAAAAGTGAGGACCAGTCTGATATTCTTAATGAGAGAGATGTGactgaaaatgattttaaaagtataGACTTAAGGACTACAACTCCCAATTCAAGCGTTCAGAGAACCACTACTGTTTCCCTGAAGAAGTCTCCACCAAAGCTTCGCGCTTATTCCAAACCTGTTAGGAGAGTCTCACTTTCTAAAACTCCTAAAAAAACACATTCGGATACCAAAACAGGACAGAGTAAAAGTTTAAATTACCTAAGTTGTAGAACAACTCCTGCTATAGTGCCACCAAAGAAATTTCGCCAGTGTCCTGAACCAACGTCAACGGTTGAGAAACTTGGTCTGAAAAAGGCTCCTCGTAGGGCATTTGAGTTGTCCCAGCGATCTTTGGAGTGTTTAGCTCAGTTACGTGACCATGGCAAAACTGTTGGAGTAGTTGATACCCGGAAAAAGACTAAGTTAATTTCTCCTCAGACTCTCTCagtcaaaaataataagaaactgctgaCGAGTCAAGACCGTCAGTTGCGAAGGCAGAGGAGACCCAAATCACAACAAAACAGACAAGGATGTTTTGATTATCAAAGTACAGATACAGCACGAGCAGGGCCACATGCAGCACAGAATTCTGACAAATTTGTGCCAGAATCAGATACATCAGATTATAGTTACAAAAGAGGAGCTGAGGTAACtgctaaaaataaggaaaaacagtTAATAAAATGTGTGTCTTCTGAAACAGAACCCACGAAAGCAAAATATGTTTCTCAGGTAGCTGATGACACTTGTCTTTTGAACCAGTGTAATTCTGTAGTGTTAAGTGGAGAAATACCAACAAATGAAATAGTTGTTTCTACCTCAGGGGACCCTTTAGGTGGAGGTGACCTAACAGTACATCATTTAGATGTGGCAGCTTTGAAAGAAGGAGAGCCTGAATCCAGCAGTGACATAGAGgaagataatatatttttaacacaATGTGATCCTGAAGATATGGATTTATGTTCACaaatggagaaagagaatgaTAAACTCATTGAAGTAGTTCATGGAAAAGATACAGTCCAGGTAGAAGAAGATTCTGTGAGTCGGCCTCAGTTGGAATCTTTGAGTAGCACAAAATGTAAGTACAAAGATTGTGTTGAAACACTGCAAAACCAGGGTGAATACTGTTCAAAACACTCTGAAGCTAAAGCAGCAGATGAAGATATATTTCGTAAACCTGGCTTGCCTCTCTCTGCATCTAAACCTTCGAGACCTTCCACTGCTAAGATTTTTAGCTCCAGTAGTACTTCACGAATTGCTGGTCTTTCCAAGTCTTTGGAAAATACGTCAGCGCTCCTACCAACTCTGAAAAATAAGTCAAGTGGGGTACAATCTGTTTTGAAAGTACCACAGCCAGCCTCTCTGGTGTCTCAGAAGCCAGTGGCTGAAGTGAAGGGTTTGTGCAACGTTCTCCGTTCTCATACTCCAAATAATTCCAACAGGCAAGGCTACAAAGTTCCATTTTGTGAAAACAGATCTTTTTTGGCTACCTCTCCAGTAAACATTCTCTTGTCAGCACAGTCCATCTCTGACACCTTCGTTAAAGAGATCTTAAAATGGAAATACGAAATGTTTGTGAACTTTGATCATTGCGGACCCCCATCAACTCTTTGTCAGTCCATTGCAAGACCTGTGCCTGTGAGATTTCAAGATTGTGGAgattattttaatgtgtttttcccTTTGATGATACTGAATACTTTTGAAACAGTAAGTATATGTTCTAATCATATACGTTCAGACTTTGAAATTACCTTTACCATGCTGAGTACAGCTAAAATAACTGATCGTGTTTTGATTTAGATGTAGCTTGTAGATTTCATGTTGAACAGACATTGTCCCCGACGCTGTTCTAGATGCTGGTGATACAGAGGAAACACTTAAACTCTGCCCTTCTGGAGCTTACAGACACAATTCAGAGTGCGAATGTACCAAGTCCAGAGGTGGCACAGGAGGAGGAAACGATTTTCGGTGTAAAATAAAGGAAGACTTCTCAGAGGACGTAGTCTCTcatctgcatttatttttttgaaaagtattgTAAACCTTTACTGAAGTTTTCTTGAGGAGGTAGCAAAGGGCAAGTTACACTGATCAGCACAAAGcaataaatcccaaatttctcaTCTGTCTTCCCAACTTCTTATGCCTCATAGCAGCCTTTAGCTGCCTCCCTACCCCAACACATCCCATTctggttcttctctctttcttactCCCCGACTGGGATTGCCAAGTAAAATATAGGattcccagttaaatttgaacctCAGAAAAACAGCTAGTAATTCTTTAGTGTAAACATCCACCTGCACTTTGAAGGATGTTTTTGGTGTTCTCAAAACAGgtagatttttactttttttcaaattcctttaaaaaaaaaaccccaaaacgtGAGCGTGCAATAAGACTTTTCAAAATCAAGAGCACCGAGGTAAATACCCGTGTATTCAGTCAGCAGATACTTGGGTGCCTGATACTTGCCAAGTACTATCACAGACCTGGGGGGTAAAGTGGTGAACACGACAGACAAGGCCTCTGCCTTCTGGGAGTGATCATTTCAGATCAGGACAAAAGGCTCTAGAGTGCTCTAGAATGATCTAGAACAAAAGGGAGCGGGCACTTTAGACTGAAAGGT
The window above is part of the Eubalaena glacialis isolate mEubGla1 chromosome 9, mEubGla1.1.hap2.+ XY, whole genome shotgun sequence genome. Proteins encoded here:
- the SETX gene encoding probable helicase senataxin isoform X3, encoding MSTCCWCTPGGLSTIDFLQRYASETHSSEFQTADEDLCYCLECVAEYHKARDELPFLHKVLWELETSRLINHFEKAMKAEIGDDDELYIVDNNGEAQPFDFTGQDFENKLRVPLLEILKYPYLLLHERVNELCVEALCRMEQANCSFQVFDKHPGIYLFLVHPNEMVRRWAILTARNLGKVDRDDYYDLQEVLTCLFKVIELGLLESPDIYTSSVLEEGKLILLPSHMYDTANYKNYWLGICMLLTILEEQAMDSLLLGSNKQNDFMQSILHTMERQSDDDSVDPFWPALHCFMVILDRLGSKVWGQLIDPIEAFQTIINNVSYNKEIQNIRNSSVRTKLEPESYLDDVTCSQIVYNYNPEKTKKDSGWRSAICPDYCPNMYEEMETLANVLQSDIGQDMRVHNSTFLWFIPFVQSLMDLKDLGVAYIVEVIHHLHSEVKDVLNQTDAVCDTVTEFFLLILVSVIELHRNKKCLHLLWVSSQQWVEAVVKCAKLPTTAFARSSEKSSGNCSKGTTMITSLSLHSVPSNSVQLACVQLIRSLLKEGYQLGQQTLCKRFWDKLNLFLRGNLSLGWQLTSQETHELQTCLKQIIRNIKFKVPQCSTSVDLTPPCKAPPASYNKEESEQTGKKSKKDRHCLENSSPTFSKEPMKADACQVQESIFSKANNAIEEDNEQTYIKDLKLEDHFSAELCLKPSSKRLVSERARGQVKISTGKHKSVKENSSYTPQNCTSRNGPEKVFDRGIITSTRLLTDSSNDSLEKVSTSNEDFSLKDDALGKTSKAKTKAHKDEICAKLSHVIKKQHRKSITLEENLTVSSIESFYSKKDTGGQKGYGFIHNPSLGPNGILDDKNGEQKSENSLLLKKKQVKEEELGIFSTPEISCQIVECHVDNKDLVSFTEMTNIFVEKTPPFKDPVTGLESRDMEISKSTVQFSSNLREQALSISHNSDTLTDSQIDRDLHKLSLIAQASVIKFPSDSTKKKSLSQLQRKVKDDRRCFTANKSSVRETCCGQVIIISDSDEDDDNDERIVGFKKHIKQDKTCIEKECPEQHTSIANTNMEQKVIKEENTRSLLQFEESDSQFFEFESPCEVFSVWQDQKPDNKNSVQENEENSCLTHVGDTTNDWGYGTDYVPEEVMKKAAEGIEEHAEPHSSSISVEKFCEIEVKKPKRKRYKKAAMAEDPVRPSSPVKSEDQSDILNERDVTENDFKSIDLRTTTPNSSVQRTTTVSLKKSPPKLRAYSKPVRRVSLSKTPKKTHSDTKTGQSKSLNYLSCRTTPAIVPPKKFRQCPEPTSTVEKLGLKKAPRRAFELSQRSLECLAQLRDHGKTVGVVDTRKKTKLISPQTLSVKNNKKLLTSQDRQLRRQRRPKSQQNRQGCFDYQSTDTARAGPHAAQNSDKFVPESDTSDYSYKRGAEVTAKNKEKQLIKCVSSETEPTKAKYVSQVADDTCLLNQCNSVVLSGEIPTNEIVVSTSGDPLGGGDLTVHHLDVAALKEGEPESSSDIEEDNIFLTQCDPEDMDLCSQMEKENDKLIEVVHGKDTVQVEEDSVSRPQLESLSSTKCKYKDCVETLQNQGEYCSKHSEAKAADEDIFRKPGLPLSASKPSRPSTAKIFSSSSTSRIAGLSKSLENTSALLPTLKNKSSGVQSVLKVPQPASLVSQKPVAEVKGLCNVLRSHTPNNSNRQGYKVPFCENRSFLATSPVNILLSAQSISDTFVKEILKWKYEMFVNFDHCGPPSTLCQSIARPVPVRFQDCGDYFNVFFPLMILNTFETVAQEWISSPNKEKFHQLHLRKFPADYKKYWEFVVYLEECELAKQLHPKENDLVFLVPERLNGEKKDIERHRMQDPHEYYCGYVHKFRRTSVMRNGKSECSLSIQTQHNLPVNLNEFVKCLVISSLVTTQRKLKAMSLLSGRNQLARAVLNPNPMDFCTKDLLTTASERIIAYLKDFNEDQKKAIETAYAMVKHSPAVAKICLIHGPPGTGKSKTIVGLLYRLLTERRGHSDENSNAKIKQNRVLVCAPSNAAVDELMKKIILEFKEKCKDKKNPLGNCGDINLVRLGPEKSINTEVLKFSLDSQVNHRMKKELPSHIQEMHRRKEFLDHQLDELSRQRALCRGGRELQRQELDEKIAKVSKERQELASKIKEVQGRPQKTQNIIILESHIICCTLSTSGGLLLEAAFRGQGGVPFSCVIVDEAGQSCEVETLTPLIHRCSKLILVGDPKQLPPTVISVKAQDYGYDQSMMARFYKLLEENVEHNVIGRLPVLQLTIQYRMHPDICLFPSNYVYNRNLKTNRMTETIRCSSDWPFQPYLVFDVGDGSEKRDNDSYVNVQEIKLVMEIIKLMKDKRKDITFRNIGIITHYKAQKMMIQKDLDKEFDGKGPAEVDTVDAFQGRQKDCVIVTCVRANAMQGSIGFLASLQRLNVTITRAKYSLFILGHLRTLMENQHWNHLIQDAQKRGAIIKTWDKNYRHDAVKILKLKPVLQRSLTHPPAIAPEVSTPQGGVPSSKLDSEFAKASFASSLYPSPSDSKEATVTVTAKDPERPPIQDWLRDPRLLRRMSLGFEAKGKCLSELQPSSPQYPGATPLLGEPGFPGSHQDPTSIGQQPPAKGAAVNNHSPHAQCDPPAASTDASTSKCAQEGGALSDRRETRAFTEGDQERRGSLSHHTKRNSGWDERGLEKEDSSLKKRRLL